Below is a window of Rhodopseudomonas sp. P2A-2r DNA.
CGCCCGGGGCGCGGAAATCCAGCCTGTCGATGGTCCAGGCCGTGGCATCGCCATGCAGATCGGCGGCGAGATTCTGCACCGGACGACCGCCCAGCATGATCTGTTCCGCGCTGACCTCGACCTGGGTCGCAAGCGGCGGCTGCGGAAATTCCGCGAACAGCTTGCGGAGCTGCGGCAGCAGACGACCTGGCGCCCCTGCAGCGACGTCCCTGGCGAGCAGCCGGTCGGCGTCCAGTTGCCGCGCCGACAGCACGGCATGGAGCAGCGGCGACGGACCGAAGCGGACCTCCGCGAGGCCAGCAAGCTTCAGCGCCATATCCTCGGGACCATAGCTGATTTCGATCTGCTCGAGCTTTGCTGCGGCCGGATCGGCCTTGAGCCGCGCCGACAGCCGCCACGGCGACGGCGCACGGTCGGTGGCAGGCTCCGCCTTGGGGCCGGCAGGTCTGGCCAGGATCAGCCCGCCCTCGAACCGCGGCGCGCGGCCGTCGAAAAACAAGGTGCCGTCGAGATCGACGGAGAGCGGCCGCTGGCCGGGATCGATGGTGAGATGAACGCGGGTACCGTTCCCGTCAACAGTCTGGCCCGACGACACACGGAACGGATAGCGCGCGCCGTTCAGCGAGAAGTTGCCGTCGCCGCGGATCGCCCCGGCCAGGGAGCGCACGTCGCCGCTAAAGGCAATGTCATTCAATTCCAGCGTGCTACGGCTGGCCGCATCGTGCAGCGCAATACGCCCAGTCAGGTTCAGCCGGTCGATCGCCAGAGTGCCGAGGTTGAAGCGGCCGGTGGAGGTAGGCAGGTCGATGCGCCCCTGGGCGTCGAGGCCGAGATCCAGTGCGGCGCCGTTGATCGTCAATTCGGTGGCGCGCCATTCGCCGCGCATCAGTGAGCTCAGACTGAACTCGACGTCGAGCTTGTCGGCGCGTATCCGGCCGCGATCGTTGGCGCCGCCGACCATCACCGAACGCAGCCGCAGCGACGGCGCCGGCAACAGCCGCGCATCCAGGGCACCGGCGACGCGCACCGGCGCGCCGAGCACGCGCGATGCCTCGGCTTCGAACTGCGGCCGAAATTGATTCCAGTCGACGAAATACGGGCCGACCAGTGCGGCGACCAGCGCTATGATAAAGGCAATCGCCAAGCCGAGCAGCGTCGTCTGCACGGTATCTCCCTTAAGCATGTTCCGGCAACATGCGGCCCGCTTCACATAGCAAAGCCTATTCCAACGCGCCCACATTCGCGATGCCGCCCGCAAACGTCGCGATGGTCGCACTGAACTCACACCCGAAAGTCCGCTATATATACGGATAACTGTGGCGAAGTCACAGCATGCGTGAGCGGCTGCAAGCTGGCCTGCGGTAAATCGCCGTCTAAAGCGATTCGGACGTGGCCCGCTCCGGCGCGTTCGGCGCGGCAGCAGCGCGGTGCAGCCGTCCGGCAACGGCGCGGACCTTGCCTGGGGAGGCCATCCAGATCGCGGTGGTGGCCACGGCGCTCACCACGATTCCGATGGCGAAAGCCGGTGTATAGGTGCCGCAGATATCGTGGATGATGCCGGTGACCAGCGGACCGGCAGCGCCGCCGGCCAGCGCAGCGAGCATAAGGGTGCCGAAAATGCTGCCGAAATGCTCGCCATGAAAGATCTCGGCGACCACTGCCCCCATGATCGACGTCACGCCGTAGCCGAGCAGCCCCTGCGAGATCACCATCACATAGACAAGCGGCAGGCTCGGCGCATATTCGAGGCCGATCAACGCCGCAAAGCAGATGGCGAAGCCGACGCTGCTGACAGTCCAGATCCATTCGCGGCCGATCCGGTCGGAGAGATGGCCGAGCAGGATCTGGCCGGGGACGCCGAACAGGCTGACCATGCCCAGCGCCCAGGCGGCCACACCGGGGCTGAAGCCGATATCGATCAGGTATTTGGTCTGGTGGACCTGGACCGCGTACCAGGCATAGAGCCCACCGAACAGGCCGAGGGCCAGCCACCAGAACCGCGCCGTCCGCATCGCGCGGCGTAGCGTCCAGTCGACGCTGACCCAGGCGTGGTCGACCACATTCGAGACTGGCTTGAATGCCGCGGTCGGCGCGTCGTCGCCATCGGGCTGCAGCCCCATATCCTGCGGCCGCTTGCGCAGCAGCAGGTTGATGGGGAGCAGAACGACCAGGACCAGAATGCCAATGGTCGTACATGCGGTGCGCCAGCCGCTTTGTTCGATCATGTGCTGCACCCACGGCAGCACGGTGATCGATCCGATGCCGACGCCGGCAAAGGCAACACCGATGGCAAGTCCGCGCTTGCGAATGAACCAGTTGGGCAGGAACAGCGATTGGCCGGAATAGCCGAGGCAGACGCTGCCGGCCCCGACCAGCACACCGATGGTCAGATAGAGGTGCCAGGGTTTTGTGGTCAGCGGCGCCAGCAGCAGGCCAGCGGCCATCAAGGCGACGCCGAGTTCCATCACCGCGCGCGGCCCGGCGCGATCCATCAGCCGTCCCATCAGCGGGCTCATGATCGCCGAGATCAGAAAGCCGAACGAAAAGGCGCCGGCGGTGACGCCGCGCTCCCAGCCGAACTCCTCGATGATGGGCGGAAAGAACAGCGAGAACGAGGTCCGCGCGTTGACGCCAATAGCCATGGTGACGAAGGTGACGGCGATGACGATCCAGCCGTAGAAGAACGGAAGCCGCATGTCGGGCCTTTGGATTGGACGCACGCGTCGCGTCAGGAACTGCTGGACCTTGAACTTGCCGACGCTTCGTTGCGCCGGATGGCGAGAGTCATCCGTCGATCGCCCGTCGCGCTTCAGCGTGCCGGAAGGATCTTGCCGGGATTGAAGATGTTCTGCGGATCCATCGCCAGCTTGATCGCACGCATGGCGTCCAGTGCCTCCACACCCAACTCGGCCTTGAGGTATTTCTGCTTGCCCTGCCCGATGCCGTGCTCGCCGGTGCAGGTGCCGCCCATGGCCTGGGCACGCTCGACCAGGCGATGCATGAAGGCCTCTGCGCGCGCCACTTCTTCGGCATCGTTGCGATCACACAGCATCGAGCAATGGAAGTTGCCGTCGCCCACATGGCCAACAATCGGCGCCACCAGGTTCATGCGCGCGAGATCTTCCTCGGTCTCGGTGACGCATTCCGCAAGACGGGAAATCGGCACGCAGACGTCGGTGGCCGCCACATCGGAGCCCGGCCGCAGGCTTTTCACCGACCAGTAGGCGTCATGGCGGGCCTGCCAGAGCTTGGTGCGGTCTTCCGGTCGCGTGGTCCAGGTGAAATCACCGCCGCCGCATTCCAGCGCGATCTCGCGAAAATTCTTCGACTGCTCGGCGACCTCCGCCTCGCTGCCGTGGAATTCCAGCAGCAACAGCGGCGTCTCCGGCAGCGTCAGTTTGGAGTAGGCATTGCAGCAGCGGACCTGCGCCTCGTTGAGCAGTTCGATCCGGGCCAGGGGAATGCCGGTCTGCACCGCCAGGATGGTGGCCTGGCAGGCGCCCGCCACCGTCGCGAACGAACAGGACGCTGCGGCAATGGTGTCCGGAATGCCGCGCAGCTTGATGGTCAGTTCGCTGATGATGCCCAGCGTGCCTTCGGCGCCGACGAACAGATGGGTCAGGTCGTAGCCGGCGGAGGATTTCTTGGCGCGCGTGCCGGTTTTGATGATCTCGCCGTCGCCGCGCACCACCTTCAGCGCCAGCACGTTGTCGCGCATGGTGCCGTAACGCACTGCATTGGTGCCGGAAGCGCGGGTCGAGGCCATGCCGCCAAGCGAGGCATCGGCGCCCGGGTCGATCGGAAAGAACAGCCCCTGATCGCGCAGATTCTCGTTCAATGCCTTGCGGGTGACGCCGGGCTGGATCACGCAATCCAGATCCTCGGCATGGACTTCAAGGATACGGTTCATGTCGCGCAGGTCGATACACACGCCGCCGGCCGCCGCGTTGACCTGGCCTTCCAGCGAGGTGCCGGTCCCGAACGCGATCACCGGCACGCCGTTGGCGGCACAAATCCGCACCACGTCCTGGATATCGGCGGTTTCCTGCGCCATCACCACCGCATCCGGCGGCTGGTTTGGCAGCCACGTGGTGGTGTGGCCGTGCTGTTCGCGCACCGCCTGCGAGGTCACCAGCCGGTTGCCGAACCGCGCGGCAAGCGCTTCGATGGTGGTGGCCAGCGCCGCCGGCTCAGGTCGTTTCTGATTATTGTTCATTGTACCCACGTCAGCCCCTCCGGGGACGCCCGTCCCTCCGGCGCGCGGGACCGTGACAAAGGATGTATATGGGGTCAAGTGATGATGAATTGCCGGAGTGGGGATAGCCGATGACGAACGCGACAATGCCTGACGACCTGCTGCTACAGCCGGTGCCCTTCCTGTCGTCGGTGATGGCCATTGAACCGCAATGGATCGACTATAATGGCCATCTCAACATGGCCTATTACAACGTGCTGTTCGACCGCGCGATCGACGAACTCTGGCTCAAGCTCGGGATCGGCCCCGCTTACATGAAAGCACGCGGCGGCTCGACATTCACCGCGGAATGCCATGTCCGCTACCTGCGTGAGATCCATCTCGGCGATCCCGCGCAGGTGTCGATCCTGCTGGTCGCGGCTGACGACAAGCGGCTGCACACGTTCGAGGAATTGCGCCACGCCACCGAAGGATGGGTGTCGGCGACCTCGGAAAACATGTCCATCCACATGGACATGAATGCCCGAAAAGTCGCGCCATTCCCGTCGGATATCCGCGCCAACATTGCGGCGCTGGCGAACGCCCATCAGGCGGCGCCGCGGCCCGAGGGAATCGGCCGCAGCATCGGGATGCCCGCGAAGAAGTAGCGACCGCTAGGCCCGGGTTCGACCGCGGACCAGACCGACAACGGCCGAAACCAGAAACAGCACGATCGCGACGAAGAAGATGATCTTGGCGATCTCGATGGAGGCTCCGGCGACGCCGCCAAAGCCCAGAACACCGGCGATCAGGGCGACGATCAGAAACGTGACAACCCAGCCGAACATGGCACAACCTCGAATTTTCGTTCTGTTGAACGCGGCCTGAGCGCCGCGCGTCGATCGTGAAAACAAGCCGCAACGGGAGCGAAAGTTCCCTGCCTGTGGTAGGCCGATGGGCCGAGCGCAAGCGCCGGCAGCCGGCTCAACCGCATCTGGCCCTGCCCCGACGCGGGAAAACTCTGTCAACTCGCCGCTTCGCCCCCTATATGCCTGTGACCCCTGCTATGAAGGCTCCCCTTCACGGCCCCGCGGTGCCATCGTGGGAACAAGACGATTCGCATGACCGAGCCCTACAAGACGCCCTCCAACGATCTCCCTGCCTACCAGCCGGCGGCGGGCGGCATTGGCGCGCGTGCACGCGCCCAGGCGGCGCCGGCCCAGTACCTGGCCGGCCTCAACCCCGAGCAGCGTGATGCCGTCGAGACCCTCGATGGTCCGGTTCTCGTTCTGGCAGGCGCCGGCACCGGCAAGACCAAGGTGCTGACCTCGCGGATCGCGCATATCCTGACCACCGGCCGCGCCCGGCCCGCCGAGATCCTGTCGGTGACCTTCACCAACAAGGCGGCGCGCGAGATGAAGCACCGCCTCGGCCTGATGCTCGGCCAGGCCGTCGAAGGCATGCCGTGGCTCGGCACCTTCCACTCGATCGGTGGCCGCATCCTGCGCATCCATGCCGAACTGGTGCAACTGACCTCGAATTTCACCGTGCTCGACACCGACGACCAGATCCGGCTGCTCAAGCAGTTGCTGGCGGCCGACAACATCGACGACAAGCGCTGGCCGGCGCGGATGCTGGCAGGGCTGATCGACGGCTGGAAGAACCGCGGCCTGACGCCGTCGCAGGTGCCGGCCGGCGAGGCCGCCGTGTTCGGCAACGGCAAAGGCGGCAAGCTCTACGCCGCCTATCAGGCCCGGCTCAAAACCCTCAATGCGGCCGATTTCGGCGATCTGCTGCTCGAGGGCATCCGGCTGTTCCGCGAACATCCCGACGTGCTCCGGCAGTACCAGCAGCGCTTCAAATACATCCTGGTCGACGAATATCAGGACACCAACGTCGCGCAATATCTGTGGCTGCGGCTGCTGTCGCAGACACCGGGTTCGCAAAGCCATGCCCCCATCCTTCGAGACGCCGCGCTTCGCGCGGCTCCTCAGGATGAGGGCGCAGAGACCGTTGCCGACACACACACCGAGTTGTCCCCTCACCCTGAGGAGCGCGGGCGAGGCTCGCGCGTCTCGCAGGATGAGATGACGCCATCGACGGCGCGACTCAAGAACATCTGCTGCGTCGGCGACGACGATCAGTCGATCTACGGCTGGCGCGGCGCCGAGGTCGACAACATCCTGCGCTTCGACCACGATTTCCCCGGCGCCAAGGTGATCCGGCTGGAGCGCAACTATCGCTCCACCGGCCATATCCTGGCCGCCGCCTCACATCTGATCGCGCATAACGAAGGCCGGCTCGGCAAGACGCTGCGCACCGAGGATGTCGCCGGCGAAAAGGTCACCGTCACCGGCTGCTGGGATTCCGAAGAGGAAGCCCGCACCATCGGCGAGGAAATCGAGGATCTGCAGCGCGGCGGCCACAAGCTCAACGACATCGCCATCCTGGTGCGCGCCTCGTTCCAGATGCGCGAATTCGAAGATCGCTTCGTCACCCTCGGCCTGCCCTATCGCGTGATCGGCGGCCCGCGCTTCTATGAGCGCGCCGAGATCCGCGATGCGCTGGCCTATCTGCGGGTGATCAATTCGCCCGCCGACGATCTGGCTTTCGAGCGCATCGTCAACACGCCGAAGCGCGGGCTCGGCGACGCCACCGTGCAGATGCTGCACGACCACGCCCGCAAGCGGAAGATCCCGCTGTCCGAAGCTGCCCGTCTCGTGGTCGACACCGACGAGATGAAGCCGAAGGCGCGCGGCAGCCTGCGCGAGTTGATGATGAACTTCGAGCGCTGGCGCACGCAGCGCGATACCATCACCCACACCCAGCTCGCCGAGATCGTGCTCGACGAGAGCGGCTACACCGAGATGTGGCAGAAGGACCGTTCCGCCGACGCAGCCGGCCGGCTCGAGAACCTCAAGGAACTCGTCCGCTCGATGGAAGAATTCGAGAACCTGCAAGGGTTTCTCGAACATATATCGCTGGTGATGGATCGCGAGGGCGGCGCCGACGAGGACGCGGTGTCGATCATGACGCTGCACTCGGCCAAGGGGCTGGAATTCGACAACGTGTTCCTGCCGGGCTGGGAAGAAGGCCTGTTTCCGCACCAGCGCGCGCTCGACGACCAGGGCCGCGCCGGACTGGAAGAAGAGCGCCGGCTGGCTCATGTGGGGATCACCCGCGCCCGAAAACGCGCCAAGCTCTATTTCGCCACCAACCGGCGCATCCATGGCACCTGGAACACGACGCTGCCGTCGCGCTTCCTCGACGAATTGCCGGCCGACAATGTCGAGATCACCGAGTCCAAGGGCGGCAACAATTGGGGCGGCAACAGCGGCTACGGCCCGTCGCGCTTCGACAATGTGGAATCCTTCGGCTCCACCTATTCGACGCCCGGCTGGCAGCGCGCCCAGGCCAACAAGTCGCGCAACAAAGGCGGCGGACAGGCCGGCGGCGGCTTCAACGAAAGCCAGTCGCCGTTCTCGTCGTCACGCAGCGACGCGCCGGGCAGCGGTTTCTCCCGCGGCAGGAACGGCCCGATGACCATCGAGGGCGAACTGATCGCGAAATCGACCGGCACCGAGTCGGCATTCACGCTGCAGGATCGCGTCTTCCACCAGAAGTTCGGTTACGGCGCGGTGACCAAAATCGACGGCAACAAGCTGACGATTGCGTTCGAGAAAGCCGGCGAGAAGAAGGTCGTCGACAGTTTTGTCGAGCGGGTGTGACGTGCGGGTCTACATCGCGTTGATTCAAAAGGACTCCGGCGGCACTTTTCGCGTGTCGTTTCCCGATTTTCCAGGCCTTGTCACCGCTGGCGACAGTCTCGATGAAGCGATCGAAGAGGCCGAAGAGACTCTTGAATCCGTGGCAGGGGACTGGACAAATCCGGACGGCACTACCGATCTTCCCATACCGCGCACCATTGAACAGTTGCAGAACGATCCGCAATTTTCGGATGCAGCAGATGGCGGCACGATCGTCGAAATTGACTACGACGCCGCAGAATAACTGCAAATCTGCCATGTCTGCGATTGCGCGCCCCCTTTCGCGTTCCTATGTACTGACACCGTGCCCGGCGCGGTCGTCCCGATTCAAATCGACAAGCACCCCATGCCCCCCATCATCTCCATATCCAGCCTAACCAAGAGCTATGCCTCGGGCTTCACCGCCCTGAAAGGCATCGATCTCGACATCAACCGCGGCGAGATCTTCGCGCTGCTGGGGCCGAACGGCGCCGGCAAGACGACGCTGATCAGCATCATCTGCGGCATCGCCAATGCGACGTCCGGCAAGGTGGTTGTCGACGGCCACGACAATGTCGGCTCGTTCCGCGCCGCGCGCCAGCTGATCGGCCTGGTGCCGCAGGAACTGCACACCGACGCCTTCGAGACGGTGTGGGCCACGGTCTCCTTCAGCCGCGGCCTGTTCGGCAAGCCGAAGAACCCCGCTCATATCGAGAAGGTGCTCAAGGACCTGTCGCTGTGGGACAAGAAGGACAGCAAGATCGTCACTCTGTCCGGCGGCATGAAGCGCCGGGTGATGATCGCCAAGGCACTGTCGCACGAACCGCAGATCCTGTTTCTCGATGAGCCCACCGCAGGCGTCGATGTCGAACTGCGCAAGGGCATGTGGGAGGTGGTGCGCACGCTGCGCGCCGCCGGCGTCACGGTGATCCTGACCACGCACTACATCGAAGAGGCCGAGGAGATGGCCGACCGCATCGGTGTCATCAACAAGGGTGAGATCATCCTGGTCGAGGAGAAGAACGCACTGATGCAGCAGCTCGGCAAGAAGCGCCTGAAGCTGCACCTGCAGGGCAAGGTCACGGCGATTCCGGCGAGTCTTTCGGCGTATCATCTCGAGCTTGCCGCTGACGGCGAACAGCTGATCTACACCTACGATACCAAGAGCGAGCGCACCGGGATTACCAGCCTGCTGAGCGACCTGCGCGAAGCCGGCATCCGGTTTTTCGATCTCGACACCACACAGAGTTCGCTGGAAGATATCTTTGTTAGCCTGGTGAAAAAATGAGCATGAACTTCCGGGCCGTCAAAGCCATCTATCTGTTCGAAATGGCGCGCACCTGGCGCACCGTGCTGCAAAGCATCGTCTCGCCGGTGATTTCGACATCGCTGTATTTCGTGGTGTTTGGCGCCGCCATCGGCTCGCGCATCACCTCCATCGAAGGCGTCAGCTACGGCACCTTCATCGTGCCCGGGCTGGTGATGCTGTCGGTGCTGACGCAGAGCATCTCCAACGCCTCGTTCGGAATCTATTTCCCGAAGTTCACCGGCACCATCTATGAGCTGCTGTCGGCGCCGGTGTCCTATGTCGAGGTCGTACTGGGCTATGTCGGCGCAGCCGCCACCAAGTCGATCCTGCTCGGTCTGATCATTCTGGCCACTGCCGGGCTGTTCGTGCCGCTGCACATTCTGCATCCGTGGTGGATGCTGACTTTCCTGGTGCTGACCGCGGTGACATTCAGCCTGTTCGGCTTCATCATCGGCATCTGGGCCGACGGCTTCGAGAAGCTGCAGGCGATCCC
It encodes the following:
- a CDS encoding MFS transporter, translated to MRLPFFYGWIVIAVTFVTMAIGVNARTSFSLFFPPIIEEFGWERGVTAGAFSFGFLISAIMSPLMGRLMDRAGPRAVMELGVALMAAGLLLAPLTTKPWHLYLTIGVLVGAGSVCLGYSGQSLFLPNWFIRKRGLAIGVAFAGVGIGSITVLPWVQHMIEQSGWRTACTTIGILVLVVLLPINLLLRKRPQDMGLQPDGDDAPTAAFKPVSNVVDHAWVSVDWTLRRAMRTARFWWLALGLFGGLYAWYAVQVHQTKYLIDIGFSPGVAAWALGMVSLFGVPGQILLGHLSDRIGREWIWTVSSVGFAICFAALIGLEYAPSLPLVYVMVISQGLLGYGVTSIMGAVVAEIFHGEHFGSIFGTLMLAALAGGAAGPLVTGIIHDICGTYTPAFAIGIVVSAVATTAIWMASPGKVRAVAGRLHRAAAAPNAPERATSESL
- a CDS encoding FAD-binding oxidoreductase, translated to MNNNQKRPEPAALATTIEALAARFGNRLVTSQAVREQHGHTTTWLPNQPPDAVVMAQETADIQDVVRICAANGVPVIAFGTGTSLEGQVNAAAGGVCIDLRDMNRILEVHAEDLDCVIQPGVTRKALNENLRDQGLFFPIDPGADASLGGMASTRASGTNAVRYGTMRDNVLALKVVRGDGEIIKTGTRAKKSSAGYDLTHLFVGAEGTLGIISELTIKLRGIPDTIAAASCSFATVAGACQATILAVQTGIPLARIELLNEAQVRCCNAYSKLTLPETPLLLLEFHGSEAEVAEQSKNFREIALECGGGDFTWTTRPEDRTKLWQARHDAYWSVKSLRPGSDVAATDVCVPISRLAECVTETEEDLARMNLVAPIVGHVGDGNFHCSMLCDRNDAEEVARAEAFMHRLVERAQAMGGTCTGEHGIGQGKQKYLKAELGVEALDAMRAIKLAMDPQNIFNPGKILPAR
- a CDS encoding thioesterase family protein, whose amino-acid sequence is MTNATMPDDLLLQPVPFLSSVMAIEPQWIDYNGHLNMAYYNVLFDRAIDELWLKLGIGPAYMKARGGSTFTAECHVRYLREIHLGDPAQVSILLVAADDKRLHTFEELRHATEGWVSATSENMSIHMDMNARKVAPFPSDIRANIAALANAHQAAPRPEGIGRSIGMPAKK
- a CDS encoding DUF1328 domain-containing protein, translated to MFGWVVTFLIVALIAGVLGFGGVAGASIEIAKIIFFVAIVLFLVSAVVGLVRGRTRA
- a CDS encoding ATP-dependent helicase — its product is MTEPYKTPSNDLPAYQPAAGGIGARARAQAAPAQYLAGLNPEQRDAVETLDGPVLVLAGAGTGKTKVLTSRIAHILTTGRARPAEILSVTFTNKAAREMKHRLGLMLGQAVEGMPWLGTFHSIGGRILRIHAELVQLTSNFTVLDTDDQIRLLKQLLAADNIDDKRWPARMLAGLIDGWKNRGLTPSQVPAGEAAVFGNGKGGKLYAAYQARLKTLNAADFGDLLLEGIRLFREHPDVLRQYQQRFKYILVDEYQDTNVAQYLWLRLLSQTPGSQSHAPILRDAALRAAPQDEGAETVADTHTELSPHPEERGRGSRVSQDEMTPSTARLKNICCVGDDDQSIYGWRGAEVDNILRFDHDFPGAKVIRLERNYRSTGHILAAASHLIAHNEGRLGKTLRTEDVAGEKVTVTGCWDSEEEARTIGEEIEDLQRGGHKLNDIAILVRASFQMREFEDRFVTLGLPYRVIGGPRFYERAEIRDALAYLRVINSPADDLAFERIVNTPKRGLGDATVQMLHDHARKRKIPLSEAARLVVDTDEMKPKARGSLRELMMNFERWRTQRDTITHTQLAEIVLDESGYTEMWQKDRSADAAGRLENLKELVRSMEEFENLQGFLEHISLVMDREGGADEDAVSIMTLHSAKGLEFDNVFLPGWEEGLFPHQRALDDQGRAGLEEERRLAHVGITRARKRAKLYFATNRRIHGTWNTTLPSRFLDELPADNVEITESKGGNNWGGNSGYGPSRFDNVESFGSTYSTPGWQRAQANKSRNKGGGQAGGGFNESQSPFSSSRSDAPGSGFSRGRNGPMTIEGELIAKSTGTESAFTLQDRVFHQKFGYGAVTKIDGNKLTIAFEKAGEKKVVDSFVERV
- a CDS encoding type II toxin-antitoxin system HicB family antitoxin; its protein translation is MRVYIALIQKDSGGTFRVSFPDFPGLVTAGDSLDEAIEEAEETLESVAGDWTNPDGTTDLPIPRTIEQLQNDPQFSDAADGGTIVEIDYDAAE
- a CDS encoding ABC transporter ATP-binding protein; protein product: MPPIISISSLTKSYASGFTALKGIDLDINRGEIFALLGPNGAGKTTLISIICGIANATSGKVVVDGHDNVGSFRAARQLIGLVPQELHTDAFETVWATVSFSRGLFGKPKNPAHIEKVLKDLSLWDKKDSKIVTLSGGMKRRVMIAKALSHEPQILFLDEPTAGVDVELRKGMWEVVRTLRAAGVTVILTTHYIEEAEEMADRIGVINKGEIILVEEKNALMQQLGKKRLKLHLQGKVTAIPASLSAYHLELAADGEQLIYTYDTKSERTGITSLLSDLREAGIRFFDLDTTQSSLEDIFVSLVKK
- a CDS encoding ABC transporter permease, which translates into the protein MNFRAVKAIYLFEMARTWRTVLQSIVSPVISTSLYFVVFGAAIGSRITSIEGVSYGTFIVPGLVMLSVLTQSISNASFGIYFPKFTGTIYELLSAPVSYVEVVLGYVGAAATKSILLGLIILATAGLFVPLHILHPWWMLTFLVLTAVTFSLFGFIIGIWADGFEKLQAIPLLVVTPLTFLGGSFYSVSMLPSGWRTITLLNPVVYLISGFRWSFYEISDVSVVLSVSVTLFFLAACMIAVWWIFKTGYKLKN